TCATCTCAACCAAAACCCATTGACCAATAACCAAAATATGGTTACAAATAAACCATGAGCTGGACAGTTAAACTTTCTACCAAGCTTCAGAAGAAAGCCCTGAAACTTCCCAAGGCGATACAGGAATCATTTTTCCTGCTGGGTAAGGATTTACAGACTGACGGGCCGGAGCAGTTAAGCTGGCCTAATTATGGAAAGCTGAAAGGGGCGAAGGACGTTTATCACTGTCATCTGAACAAGGGTAAACCCAGATATGTTGTTGTCTGGAAAATTACAGATGACGATATTCAAATCATGGAGATTAAATATGTTGGAACTCACGAGAAGGTCAATTACCGAAAATTCTGCTGAGTTGTGCCTGAAGGTTCCGGCAAAGGATGCCAACGCGATCGCTGAAGCATTCATGCAGTTCCTAAAGCTGGCAAAGTATGACGTGCGCGAGATCAATGATGAAGGCGAAGAGCTTATTGATTTCAACGACGCTTTTCCCGAACCAACTCCCGCCCAACTGCTGCGCGGAGCCAGAACACGCGAAGGACTGACTCAGGCAGAACTTGCAGACGCACTCGGCATTCACAAGAACAATGTTTCTGAAATGGAACGAGGCGTACGTAACATCAGCGTGGATATGGCCAAACGGCTGGCTGACGTTTTAAATACTTCCTACAAGCACTTCTTATAAAAAAACACCCCGCCTACCAAGCGGGGTGTTTCATTTCAAATCCTATTTCTCAATCGCCTTCGCTTTATCCCAGCGTGCCCGGGCAGCTTTCTTAGCCTTCTCTGACCGGAGCCGTGCGGCTTCCTGTTCTTCCGGTGATATTATCTTGCCAGAGTCGCCCTGCATTATTGTTAGCTGGGTAGTCAGATAGCGTTGCACGTGATCGGCTTCGGCCTTGGATAAATCCTTGAGCGCGGAGTTCGGATCTTTTCCTAGAAAGACCATAATCTTGCAGATGCTTTTATCCAACACCTCATGCTCTTTCCAATCTTCCTTTTCCTTGAGCAACACTCCCCACTTTGAAAGCAGGTCGTAGAGTGAATCATATTCGTCCAAGCTCGGCAGCGCGGATTGATCTGCACCCTGCCCCATTGCATAGCACCCAGTCTTCCTCAAGCTGGGTATCACTTCCGAGGTAATCCACTTGCGGAACTTCTTTGCTTCCGGCTTGCGGCTTTTGAAGATTAATGCATACAGGCCAGACTCGGAAATAGCTGACACTTCCTGATTACCGCCGGGGGTGTATATATTACATACACCCTTTTCATCATCTTCTAATGATTCAAGATTTTGTCTAATGTTCTGAATTTCGAG
Above is a genomic segment from Maridesulfovibrio sp. containing:
- a CDS encoding cytotoxic translational repressor of toxin-antitoxin stability system; this translates as MSWTVKLSTKLQKKALKLPKAIQESFFLLGKDLQTDGPEQLSWPNYGKLKGAKDVYHCHLNKGKPRYVVVWKITDDDIQIMEIKYVGTHEKVNYRKFC
- a CDS encoding helix-turn-helix transcriptional regulator, whose product is MLELTRRSITENSAELCLKVPAKDANAIAEAFMQFLKLAKYDVREINDEGEELIDFNDAFPEPTPAQLLRGARTREGLTQAELADALGIHKNNVSEMERGVRNISVDMAKRLADVLNTSYKHFL
- a CDS encoding BRO family protein, translating into MSEVIPFDFGESVVRVHQGGDGNPWFVAKDVGNVLEIQNIRQNLESLEDDEKGVCNIYTPGGNQEVSAISESGLYALIFKSRKPEAKKFRKWITSEVIPSLRKTGCYAMGQGADQSALPSLDEYDSLYDLLSKWGVLLKEKEDWKEHEVLDKSICKIMVFLGKDPNSALKDLSKAEADHVQRYLTTQLTIMQGDSGKIISPEEQEAARLRSEKAKKAARARWDKAKAIEK